One genomic window of Microbacterium testaceum StLB037 includes the following:
- a CDS encoding HSP90 family protein, with the protein MSSQAPAQQFQVDLRGVIDLLSRHIYSGPRVFLRELLQNAVDAIAARREADGGGGRVRITPVSAASEEFVLRDDGVGLTPEDVADLLATVGRSSKRDVFDLPRSDFLGQFGIGMLSCFMVCDDIVIRSRSAHGADPVEWVGHADGTFEVRPGAADIPVGTSVHLRPRGESRSLLSTATVVELAETFGRYLPVTVSVDLPAGGETIVTATPPFLGDDREEQAAYGRELLGAEPLAIIPLSVPATQTRGLAFVLPFAPASTARQSTRVYLQRMLLTERAEDLLPDWAFFVRAVVDSAGLHPTASREALVDDDALEQTRTELGDAVRRWILDLALSDPLRLAQFVGVHEVALKSLVRHDDELARFIVPWLSVETNVGRLRIDDLVRRSSPVRCAETVEAFRQVVSVAPTGTTLVNGGYLYDDELIRLLPEVFPDVRVEAVDVVDEIDRLAPPPLDARATVVSLENRARAALATVDVVARSFERPEAAALFVADPEVLRALDRGRARSAGGALWAGVLDRAERASTRGRDEKQDAPSSRLCLNWTNPTVQRLAHTPDGRAFTAGVQVLYVQALLAGHHPLGTADRALMSSALADLVDLAAEATSPRPAPEGSA; encoded by the coding sequence ATGAGTTCGCAGGCGCCCGCCCAGCAGTTCCAAGTCGATCTGCGGGGTGTCATCGACCTCCTGAGCCGCCACATCTACTCGGGGCCGCGCGTGTTCCTCCGCGAGCTCCTGCAGAACGCCGTCGACGCGATCGCGGCGCGCCGGGAGGCCGACGGCGGCGGCGGACGCGTCCGCATCACACCGGTCAGCGCGGCATCCGAAGAGTTCGTCCTGCGTGACGACGGGGTCGGACTCACTCCGGAGGACGTGGCCGACCTGCTCGCGACGGTGGGGCGCAGCTCCAAGCGCGACGTGTTCGATCTGCCGCGCTCGGATTTCCTCGGGCAGTTCGGCATCGGGATGCTCTCGTGCTTCATGGTGTGCGACGACATCGTCATCCGCTCGCGCAGCGCCCACGGCGCCGATCCCGTCGAGTGGGTCGGTCATGCCGACGGCACCTTCGAGGTCCGCCCCGGCGCCGCGGACATCCCCGTGGGTACGAGCGTCCACCTGCGCCCGCGCGGCGAGAGCCGTTCCCTCCTGAGCACGGCGACCGTCGTCGAGCTCGCCGAGACGTTCGGTCGCTACCTCCCCGTGACGGTGAGCGTCGACCTCCCCGCGGGCGGGGAGACGATCGTCACCGCGACTCCCCCGTTCCTCGGCGACGACCGCGAGGAACAGGCGGCCTATGGCCGGGAGCTCCTCGGCGCCGAACCGCTCGCGATCATCCCGCTCTCGGTCCCCGCCACGCAGACGCGCGGGCTGGCCTTCGTGCTGCCGTTCGCCCCGGCATCCACCGCCCGTCAGAGCACCCGCGTCTACCTCCAGCGCATGCTGCTCACCGAGCGGGCCGAAGATCTGCTGCCGGACTGGGCGTTCTTCGTGCGCGCCGTCGTCGACTCGGCGGGACTGCATCCGACCGCCAGTCGCGAAGCCCTCGTCGACGACGACGCGCTCGAGCAGACCCGGACGGAGCTGGGGGATGCCGTGCGCCGGTGGATCCTCGATCTCGCACTCAGCGACCCCCTGCGTCTGGCGCAGTTCGTCGGCGTCCACGAGGTGGCTCTGAAGTCGCTCGTGCGGCACGACGACGAGTTGGCGCGCTTCATCGTGCCGTGGCTCTCGGTCGAGACCAACGTCGGGCGCCTGCGCATCGACGATCTCGTGCGCCGCTCTTCTCCCGTCCGCTGCGCCGAGACCGTCGAGGCCTTCCGACAGGTGGTGAGCGTGGCTCCCACGGGGACGACGCTCGTCAACGGCGGGTACCTCTACGACGACGAGCTGATCCGGCTGCTGCCCGAGGTCTTCCCGGACGTGCGGGTCGAGGCCGTGGACGTGGTCGATGAGATCGACCGGCTCGCTCCCCCGCCGCTGGACGCGCGCGCGACGGTCGTCTCGCTCGAGAACCGCGCGCGGGCGGCCCTGGCGACCGTGGACGTCGTCGCCCGTTCCTTCGAGCGCCCCGAGGCCGCCGCCCTCTTCGTCGCCGACCCCGAGGTGCTGCGTGCCCTCGACCGGGGTCGTGCGCGCAGCGCGGGCGGGGCTCTGTGGGCCGGCGTCCTCGACCGCGCCGAGCGCGCGAGCACCCGCGGACGCGACGAGAAGCAGGACGCCCCGTCGTCGCGCCTGTGCCTGAACTGGACCAACCCGACCGTGCAGCGCCTCGCACACACCCCCGACGGACGCGCCTTCACCGCCGGCGTGCAGGTCCTGTACGTGCAGGCGCTGCTCGCCGGTCACCACCCCCTCGGCACCGCGGATCGCGCGCTCATGTCGTCGGCTCTCGCCGACCTCGTCGACCTCGCCGCCGAGGCCACCTCCCCCCGCCCCGCCCCGGAAGGATCCGCATGA
- the secE gene encoding preprotein translocase subunit SecE — MTQDEAKGEVVADRGAPREKKLNFFARIALFIRQVFTELRKVVTPTRQELIKFTAVVLGFVVVMMALVYGLDLLFVWLTSAVFGVPSTAGA; from the coding sequence ATGACGCAGGACGAGGCGAAGGGCGAGGTCGTCGCAGACCGCGGCGCGCCCCGCGAGAAGAAGCTCAACTTCTTCGCGCGGATCGCTCTTTTCATCCGTCAGGTCTTCACGGAGCTGCGCAAGGTCGTCACGCCCACGCGGCAGGAGCTGATCAAGTTCACCGCCGTGGTCCTCGGGTTCGTCGTCGTGATGATGGCGCTCGTGTACGGCCTCGACCTGCTGTTCGTGTGGCTGACCAGCGCCGTCTTCGGCGTCCCGAGCACCGCCGGCGCCTGA
- the nusG gene encoding transcription termination/antitermination protein NusG: MSERYVDDADWATAAEQSSEDDEAQEGNVLASQEHASDAAEHTAVHVVDDADAELDEDLDDIDITDPEADAIVNDALEIDETSEAEAAAEVLNDALAEEEAEEAAEAAAEVTPYDGPDINGEPDAPVLDEEFVDEVQAAAGVVDEVEASESPADAAEAPVDLDDADDEDADPYEAFRTELRSLPGKWYVIHSYAGFERKVKANIEQRKSTLEVEDDIYQVEVPMEDVVEIKNGQRKMVNRVRIPGYVLVRMDLNEDTWSVVRHTPGVTGFVGNAHNPTPLRFEEAFNMLKSLVEVKEAAPTKAGAAKGAPVATRSLPAEVDFETGETITIKEGSFAGLPGTISEIKPESGKLTVLVSLFERETPVELSFDQVTKML, translated from the coding sequence GTGTCTGAAAGATATGTCGACGACGCCGATTGGGCGACGGCTGCCGAGCAGTCCAGCGAAGACGACGAAGCCCAGGAGGGCAACGTGCTCGCCTCGCAGGAGCACGCCTCCGACGCCGCCGAGCACACCGCCGTCCACGTGGTGGACGACGCGGACGCAGAGCTCGACGAGGATCTCGACGACATCGACATCACCGACCCGGAGGCTGACGCGATCGTGAACGACGCTCTCGAGATCGACGAGACCAGCGAGGCCGAGGCCGCCGCCGAGGTCCTGAACGACGCGCTCGCCGAGGAGGAGGCCGAAGAGGCCGCCGAAGCCGCCGCCGAGGTCACCCCCTACGACGGCCCCGACATCAACGGCGAGCCCGACGCCCCGGTCCTCGACGAGGAGTTCGTCGACGAGGTCCAGGCCGCCGCCGGCGTGGTCGACGAGGTCGAGGCATCCGAGTCTCCCGCCGACGCCGCTGAGGCGCCCGTCGACCTCGACGACGCCGACGACGAGGACGCCGACCCGTACGAGGCGTTCCGCACCGAGCTCCGCTCGCTCCCCGGCAAGTGGTACGTCATCCACTCCTACGCCGGCTTCGAGCGCAAGGTGAAGGCCAACATCGAGCAGCGCAAGTCGACGCTCGAGGTCGAGGACGACATCTACCAGGTCGAGGTCCCCATGGAGGACGTCGTCGAGATCAAGAACGGCCAGCGCAAGATGGTCAACCGCGTGCGCATCCCCGGCTACGTGCTGGTGCGCATGGACCTCAACGAAGACACCTGGTCGGTCGTCCGTCACACCCCCGGCGTCACGGGCTTCGTGGGCAACGCCCACAACCCCACGCCGCTGCGTTTCGAAGAGGCCTTCAACATGCTGAAGAGCCTCGTCGAGGTCAAGGAAGCCGCTCCGACCAAGGCGGGTGCCGCCAAGGGCGCCCCGGTCGCGACGCGCTCCCTCCCCGCCGAGGTCGACTTCGAGACCGGCGAGACCATCACGATCAAGGAAGGCTCCTTCGCGGGCCTGCCCGGCACGATCAGCGAGATCAAGCCCGAGAGCGGCAAGCTCACCGTGCTCGTGTCGCTCTTCGAGCGCGAGACCCCGGTCGAGCTGTCGTTCGACCAGGTCACCAAGATGCTCTGA